A window from Micromonospora terminaliae encodes these proteins:
- a CDS encoding sugar ABC transporter permease, which produces MTTYADTPVARRNATGRSTGRWFAQVGWRHLVGVLAVAFSLFPILFVISAALNPLGTLSSTELVPTGASLENFTNLFQDTPFAHWFLNSLLLAGVASFASIFLSALAAYAFSRMRFAGRRVGLLALLLIQMFPQFLAIVAIFLIFTTVTALWPAIGFNTPWGLFLLYMGTALGANTWLMKGFFDTLPKELDESATMDGASHAQVFFRIMLPLVAPILAVTGLLAFIGSINEFIIANVFLTEPNSKTLAVGMFGLVAGERNNNFGMFAAGTLLTAIPTVLVFQLLQRYIVSGLTAGAVKG; this is translated from the coding sequence GTGACCACCTACGCGGACACCCCGGTCGCCAGACGCAACGCGACCGGGAGGTCGACGGGGCGCTGGTTCGCCCAGGTCGGCTGGCGGCACCTGGTCGGGGTGCTGGCAGTGGCGTTCAGCCTCTTCCCCATCCTGTTCGTGATCTCCGCGGCGCTCAACCCGCTCGGCACGCTGTCGTCGACGGAGCTGGTGCCCACCGGCGCGTCCCTGGAGAACTTCACCAACCTGTTCCAGGACACGCCGTTCGCGCACTGGTTCCTCAACTCGCTGCTGCTCGCCGGCGTGGCGAGTTTCGCCTCGATCTTCCTGTCCGCGCTGGCGGCGTACGCGTTCTCGCGGATGCGGTTCGCCGGTCGCCGGGTCGGGCTGCTCGCGCTGCTGCTGATCCAGATGTTCCCGCAGTTCCTGGCGATCGTGGCGATCTTCCTGATCTTCACGACGGTCACCGCCCTGTGGCCGGCGATCGGCTTCAACACCCCCTGGGGCCTCTTCCTGCTCTACATGGGCACGGCGCTCGGCGCGAACACCTGGCTCATGAAGGGCTTCTTCGACACCCTGCCCAAGGAACTGGACGAGTCGGCGACCATGGACGGCGCCTCGCACGCCCAGGTCTTCTTCCGGATCATGCTGCCACTGGTCGCGCCGATCCTGGCGGTGACCGGGCTGCTCGCCTTCATCGGCTCGATCAACGAGTTCATCATCGCCAACGTGTTCCTCACCGAGCCGAACTCGAAGACCCTCGCGGTCGGCATGTTCGGCCTGGTGGCCGGGGAGCGCAACAACAACTTCGGGATGTTCGCGGCGGGCACCCTGCTCACCGCCATCCCGACGGTGCTGGTGTTCCAACTGCTCCAGCGCTACATCGTCTCCGGCCTCACGGCCGGGGCGGTCAAGGGATAA
- a CDS encoding ABC transporter ATP-binding protein, protein MEPGEIHALLGENGAGKSTLMNVLYGLYQPDEGEILVDGKPLKLKGPSDAIAAGIGMVHQHFMLVPVFTVAENVMLGAEQTRGAFTGFLDRRRARREVAEVSERYNLRVDPDAVIEDLPVGIQQRVEIVKALTRDVDLLILDEPTAVLTPQETEELLTVMRSLKEAGKSIVFITHKLGEVKAIADRITVIRRGKTVGTAEPSASRDELAALMVGRSVRLTVDKKPAQPGKPILEVAGLVVDDDRQVRAVDGVDLTVRAGEVLGIAGVQGNGQTELIEAIMGLRPVLAGSITLDGEAVHGWSTKKVLRAGVGYVPEDRSVDGLVKEFSVAENLVLDIYDRPPFGKGLSLKPDAIAKSAKERIEQFDVRTSSADAAVGTLSGGNQQKVIVARELSRPLKLFIAAQPTRGVDVGSIEFIHSRVIRERDIGTAVMVVSSELDEVIGLADRVAVMYRGRIIGIVGPDTPREEIGLLMAGITPDTATTTADGSGNEDEA, encoded by the coding sequence GTGGAGCCTGGAGAGATCCACGCCCTGCTCGGCGAGAACGGCGCCGGCAAGTCGACCCTCATGAACGTGCTCTACGGGCTCTACCAGCCCGACGAGGGCGAGATCCTGGTCGACGGCAAGCCGCTGAAGCTGAAGGGTCCGTCGGACGCGATCGCCGCCGGGATCGGCATGGTGCACCAGCACTTCATGCTGGTGCCGGTCTTCACCGTGGCCGAGAACGTCATGCTCGGGGCGGAACAGACCAGAGGCGCCTTCACCGGCTTCCTCGACCGCCGGCGCGCCCGGCGCGAGGTCGCCGAGGTGTCCGAGCGGTACAACCTCCGGGTCGACCCGGACGCGGTGATCGAGGACCTGCCGGTCGGCATCCAGCAGCGGGTGGAGATCGTCAAGGCCCTCACCCGCGACGTCGACCTGCTCATCCTCGACGAGCCGACCGCCGTGCTGACCCCGCAGGAGACCGAGGAACTGCTCACGGTCATGCGGTCGCTCAAGGAGGCCGGCAAGTCGATCGTGTTCATCACCCACAAGCTGGGTGAGGTCAAGGCGATCGCCGACCGGATCACGGTGATCCGGCGCGGGAAGACGGTGGGCACCGCCGAGCCGAGCGCCAGCCGCGACGAGCTGGCCGCGCTCATGGTGGGCCGCAGCGTCCGGCTGACCGTGGACAAGAAGCCGGCCCAGCCGGGCAAGCCGATCCTCGAGGTCGCCGGCCTGGTCGTCGACGACGACCGGCAGGTACGCGCGGTCGACGGCGTCGACCTGACCGTGCGCGCCGGTGAGGTGCTCGGCATCGCCGGTGTGCAGGGCAACGGGCAGACCGAGCTGATCGAGGCGATCATGGGCCTGCGCCCGGTGCTCGCCGGCTCGATCACCCTGGACGGCGAGGCCGTGCACGGCTGGTCGACCAAGAAGGTCCTCCGCGCGGGCGTCGGGTACGTCCCGGAGGACCGCAGCGTCGACGGCCTGGTCAAGGAGTTCTCCGTCGCCGAGAACCTGGTGCTGGACATCTACGACCGGCCACCCTTCGGCAAGGGCCTCTCGCTCAAGCCGGACGCCATCGCGAAGTCGGCGAAGGAGCGGATCGAGCAGTTCGACGTCCGTACCTCCTCGGCCGACGCGGCGGTCGGCACCCTCTCCGGCGGCAACCAGCAGAAGGTGATCGTGGCGCGGGAGCTGTCCCGGCCGCTGAAGCTCTTCATCGCCGCCCAGCCCACCCGGGGCGTGGACGTCGGCTCGATCGAGTTCATCCACAGCCGGGTCATCCGCGAGCGGGACATCGGCACCGCCGTCATGGTGGTCTCCAGCGAGCTGGACGAGGTCATCGGCCTGGCCGACCGGGTCGCGGTCATGTACCGCGGCCGCATCATCGGCATCGTCGGCCCGGACACCCCGCGCGAGGAGATCGGCCTGCTGATGGCCGGCATCACGCCGGACACCGCCACCACGACCGCTGACGGCTCTGGCAACGAGGACGAGGCATGA
- a CDS encoding ABC transporter permease subunit translates to MSTSLSGPGSAEQAPGREPVRRGLPRTSRTARNHAPITATGLVVKVVLLGLVAGIAIWAAFPLVEAEHWVGLGILAATTAGLFYLYLTRRHIPAKYLVPGTLFLIAFQVFPVLYTASTAFTNFGDGHRGSKDDAIVAIQTSSVKQVPGSTEYSLSIATKGDPATGALVFLLSDPKTKEVFAGDAGGLRKLDAGEVTVSSLSGKITAAEGYTILNIGQASGRSDAVTALVVPTSGGAIRSNGLTRAYEGKAVRAYDVGCDCIKDGETGKTWTADAASGSFVAADGERLAQGWKVNVGLKNFSRVLTDPNISGPFFGTLVWNFAFAIGSTGLTFLLGLAIALALHSPRMRGTNLYRILLILPYAMPSFAMLLVWRDMFNTDFGLINNLFGLGVDWFGGSWSARIAVLLVQLWLGYPYMFLVATGALQAIPRELTEATSVDGATPWQSFKAVTLPLLLVALSPLLIASFAYNFNNVNAILFTTEGGPFPADNPRNGATDLLITYTYRLAFGAQGAEYGLATTVSIFIFAIVAIVAAISFSRTRKQEEVYS, encoded by the coding sequence CGTCGCTGTCCGGCCCGGGGTCTGCTGAGCAGGCCCCGGGCCGGGAGCCCGTTCGCCGCGGGCTCCCGCGCACGTCCCGTACCGCGCGGAACCACGCGCCGATCACCGCGACCGGCCTCGTCGTCAAGGTGGTCCTGCTCGGCCTGGTGGCCGGGATCGCGATCTGGGCGGCGTTCCCGCTCGTCGAGGCCGAGCACTGGGTGGGGCTGGGCATCCTCGCCGCCACCACGGCCGGCCTGTTCTACCTCTATCTGACTCGCCGGCACATCCCGGCCAAGTACCTGGTCCCCGGCACGCTCTTCCTGATCGCCTTCCAGGTCTTCCCGGTGCTCTACACGGCGAGCACCGCGTTCACGAACTTCGGCGACGGCCACCGCGGCAGCAAGGACGACGCGATCGTCGCCATCCAGACCTCCTCGGTGAAGCAGGTCCCCGGCTCCACCGAGTACTCCCTCTCCATCGCCACGAAGGGCGACCCGGCCACCGGCGCGCTCGTGTTCCTGCTCAGCGACCCGAAGACCAAGGAGGTCTTCGCCGGTGACGCGGGCGGGCTGCGCAAGCTCGACGCCGGCGAGGTGACGGTCAGCAGCCTCAGCGGCAAGATCACGGCCGCCGAGGGCTACACCATCCTGAACATCGGCCAGGCCAGCGGTCGCAGCGACGCCGTCACCGCCCTGGTGGTGCCCACCTCCGGCGGCGCCATCCGCTCCAACGGCCTCACCCGCGCCTACGAGGGCAAGGCGGTCCGGGCGTACGACGTGGGGTGCGACTGCATCAAGGACGGCGAGACCGGCAAGACCTGGACCGCCGACGCGGCGAGCGGTTCCTTCGTCGCCGCCGACGGCGAGCGGCTCGCCCAGGGCTGGAAGGTCAACGTCGGGCTGAAGAACTTCAGCCGGGTGCTCACCGACCCGAACATCTCCGGACCGTTCTTCGGCACGCTGGTGTGGAACTTCGCCTTCGCGATCGGCTCCACCGGGCTCACGTTCCTGCTCGGCCTGGCCATCGCGCTCGCCCTGCACTCGCCCCGGATGCGCGGGACCAACCTCTACCGGATACTGCTGATCCTGCCGTACGCCATGCCGTCGTTCGCCATGCTGCTGGTCTGGCGGGACATGTTCAACACCGACTTCGGCCTGATCAACAACCTGTTCGGCCTGGGTGTCGACTGGTTCGGCGGTAGCTGGTCGGCCCGGATCGCCGTGCTGCTGGTGCAGCTGTGGCTCGGCTACCCGTACATGTTCCTGGTGGCCACCGGCGCGTTGCAGGCCATCCCGCGGGAGCTGACCGAGGCCACGTCGGTCGACGGGGCGACGCCCTGGCAGTCGTTCAAGGCGGTCACCCTGCCGCTGCTGCTGGTGGCGCTCTCGCCGCTGCTGATCGCGTCGTTCGCGTACAACTTCAACAACGTCAACGCGATCCTGTTCACCACCGAGGGTGGGCCCTTCCCGGCGGACAACCCGCGCAACGGCGCCACCGACCTGCTCATCACCTACACCTACCGGCTCGCCTTCGGCGCCCAGGGCGCCGAGTACGGGCTGGCCACCACGGTGTCGATCTTCATCTTCGCGATCGTGGCCATCGTCGCGGCGATCAGCTTCTCGCGGACCCGGAAGCAGGAGGAGGTGTACTCGTGA
- a CDS encoding glycoside hydrolase family 13 protein → MSLQPHHDGSATYVPEQEPALGQTVPVFVRVPAGAGVRQVHVRTTGDGEPHFAEAVVDRTEGGDVWWRADVEVRNPVSNYRFLLDGAAGARWLNAAGLADHDVPDHGDFKLVSYAPPPAWARDAVIYQIFPDRFARSAAAAGRTAPDWAIPCDWDTPVIGRGPETPRQFYGGDLDGITERLDHLDRLGVNTVYLTPIFPARSNHRYDAASFDTVDPLLGGDAALARLADAVHARGWRLLGDITSNHTGDAHQWFTAAVSDVHAPERELYYFDVAGGSDYESWCGVKSLPKLNWGSAELRRRFATAEDSLLRRWLRPPYALDGWRVDVANMTGRRGADAYTHEVARLLREVVADTRADALLLAEHGHDHTGDLDRDGWHGTMNYVGFTDPVWSWLRRGDGTVPNFLGTPGGVRRRDAGAVLATMNTYRSLISWRSYAHSWQLLGSHDSARIRTVVGDAARQEVAAGLLATMPGTPVIFAGDELGLTGDNGEGSRTPMPWHRPERWDERTFAAYRSLLALRRTEPALRHGGLRWVHADADTLVFLREAPTGAVLVLARRAPGTPVRLTGLPAGENLYGGAPALNPGAALLPGDGPTLQVWRLA, encoded by the coding sequence ATGTCGCTCCAGCCGCACCACGACGGATCCGCCACCTACGTGCCCGAGCAGGAGCCCGCGCTCGGCCAGACCGTTCCGGTCTTCGTCCGGGTGCCGGCCGGCGCCGGCGTCCGTCAGGTGCACGTCCGGACCACCGGCGACGGCGAACCCCACTTCGCCGAGGCGGTCGTCGACCGCACCGAGGGCGGTGACGTGTGGTGGCGGGCCGACGTCGAGGTCCGCAACCCGGTCAGCAACTACCGCTTCCTGCTCGACGGCGCGGCGGGCGCCCGCTGGCTGAACGCGGCCGGCCTGGCCGACCACGACGTGCCGGACCACGGCGACTTCAAGCTGGTCAGCTACGCACCGCCGCCGGCCTGGGCCCGGGACGCGGTGATCTACCAGATCTTCCCGGACCGGTTCGCGCGCTCGGCCGCGGCGGCCGGCCGGACGGCGCCGGACTGGGCGATCCCCTGCGACTGGGACACCCCGGTGATCGGGCGCGGCCCGGAGACGCCCCGCCAGTTCTACGGCGGCGACCTGGACGGCATCACCGAGCGGCTCGACCATCTGGACCGGCTCGGGGTGAACACCGTCTACCTCACGCCGATCTTCCCGGCCCGCTCCAACCACCGGTACGACGCGGCCAGCTTCGACACCGTCGACCCGCTGCTCGGCGGGGACGCCGCCCTGGCCCGGCTGGCCGACGCGGTGCACGCCCGGGGCTGGCGGCTGCTCGGCGACATCACGAGCAACCACACCGGCGACGCCCACCAGTGGTTCACGGCCGCCGTCTCCGACGTGCACGCGCCGGAGCGGGAGCTGTACTACTTCGACGTGGCCGGCGGTTCCGACTACGAGTCCTGGTGTGGCGTCAAGTCGCTGCCGAAGCTCAACTGGGGCAGCGCGGAGCTGCGCCGCCGCTTCGCCACCGCCGAGGACTCGCTGCTGCGCCGCTGGCTGCGCCCGCCGTACGCGCTCGACGGCTGGCGGGTGGACGTGGCGAACATGACCGGCCGGCGGGGCGCGGACGCGTACACCCACGAGGTGGCCCGGCTGCTGCGCGAGGTGGTCGCCGACACCCGGGCCGACGCGCTGCTGCTCGCCGAGCACGGGCACGACCACACCGGTGACCTGGACCGGGACGGCTGGCACGGCACCATGAACTACGTCGGCTTCACCGACCCGGTCTGGTCCTGGCTGCGCCGGGGCGACGGCACGGTGCCGAACTTCCTCGGCACCCCCGGCGGGGTGCGGCGGCGGGACGCGGGCGCGGTGCTGGCCACCATGAACACCTACCGGTCACTGATCTCCTGGCGGTCGTACGCGCACTCGTGGCAGCTGCTCGGCTCGCACGACTCGGCCCGCATCCGGACCGTGGTCGGTGACGCGGCGCGGCAGGAGGTCGCCGCCGGCCTGCTCGCCACCATGCCGGGCACGCCGGTGATCTTCGCGGGGGACGAGCTGGGCCTGACCGGCGACAACGGGGAAGGGTCGCGTACCCCGATGCCGTGGCACCGGCCGGAGCGCTGGGACGAGCGCACGTTCGCGGCGTACCGGTCGCTGCTGGCGCTGCGCCGCACCGAGCCCGCGCTGCGGCACGGCGGCCTGCGCTGGGTGCACGCCGACGCGGACACGCTGGTCTTCCTCCGCGAGGCGCCCACCGGCGCGGTGCTGGTGCTGGCCCGCCGCGCCCCCGGCACCCCGGTCCGCCTGACCGGCCTCCCGGCAGGCGAGAACCTCTACGGCGGCGCCCCCGCCCTGAACCCGGGCGCCGCACTCCTCCCGGGAGACGGCCCGACCCTCCAGGTCTGGCGCCTCGCCTGA
- a CDS encoding BMP family lipoprotein codes for MRIASAIVAGGLVLGAAACGEAPKDDNNAGGNGGKKFSACMVTDVGGIDDKSFNTSAWKGLQEAKKENDNIDIKNVQSKAEADYEVNLTGFVNQKCDFILAVGGLMSDATKKIATANPNQQFGIVDANPGVDNIYPMQFDTAQAAFQAGYLAAGLSKSGKVGTYGGLPIPPVTIFMDGFADGVAYYNKAKSKNVQVIGWDKATQKGSFTNDFVKQDEGKKVSDALVAQGADIIMPVAGGAGLGTTAAAQASNGKYSVVWVDVDGCESTPNCPALVTTVVKNIPDAVKDAVLKAANGEKLQAKPGFVGTLANNGVSIAPYHDFDSKVPADLKAEVDKIKADIAAGTITVTSKAQPTK; via the coding sequence ATGCGGATCGCCTCCGCCATCGTGGCGGGTGGCCTCGTGCTGGGCGCCGCCGCGTGTGGTGAGGCCCCCAAGGACGACAACAACGCCGGCGGCAACGGCGGCAAGAAGTTCAGCGCCTGCATGGTGACCGATGTCGGCGGCATCGATGACAAGTCCTTCAACACCTCGGCCTGGAAGGGCCTCCAGGAGGCGAAGAAGGAGAACGACAACATCGACATCAAGAACGTCCAGTCGAAGGCCGAGGCGGACTACGAGGTCAACCTGACCGGGTTCGTCAACCAGAAGTGCGACTTCATCCTGGCCGTCGGTGGCCTGATGTCGGACGCCACCAAGAAGATCGCCACCGCGAACCCGAACCAGCAGTTCGGCATCGTGGACGCGAACCCGGGCGTCGACAACATCTACCCGATGCAGTTCGACACCGCGCAGGCCGCCTTCCAGGCGGGTTACCTGGCCGCCGGGCTGAGCAAGTCCGGCAAGGTCGGCACCTACGGTGGTCTGCCGATCCCGCCGGTCACCATCTTCATGGACGGCTTCGCCGACGGCGTCGCGTACTACAACAAGGCCAAGAGCAAGAACGTCCAGGTCATCGGCTGGGACAAGGCCACCCAGAAGGGCTCCTTCACCAACGACTTCGTCAAGCAGGACGAGGGCAAGAAGGTCTCCGACGCGCTGGTCGCCCAGGGCGCGGACATCATCATGCCGGTCGCCGGTGGCGCGGGCCTCGGCACCACCGCCGCGGCGCAGGCCTCGAACGGCAAGTACTCGGTCGTGTGGGTGGACGTCGACGGCTGCGAGAGCACCCCGAACTGCCCGGCGCTGGTCACCACGGTCGTCAAGAACATCCCGGACGCCGTCAAGGACGCCGTGCTGAAGGCCGCCAACGGTGAGAAGCTCCAGGCCAAGCCGGGCTTCGTCGGCACCCTGGCCAACAACGGCGTCTCGATCGCCCCGTACCACGACTTCGACAGCAAGGTCCCGGCGGACCTGAAGGCCGAGGTCGACAAGATCAAGGCGGACATCGCCGCCGGCACCATCACGGTCACCTCGAAGGCCCAGCCGACCAAGTGA
- a CDS encoding TetR/AcrR family transcriptional regulator, which translates to MPRVSDEHLAARRQQILDAARRCFVRDGFHNTSMQDVIKEAGLSVGAVYRYFPSKNDLITAIAQAVIGTADATFADLSTADPPLPLTGVLERALTFVDTQLGPDGVLPLALQVWSEAQRDPVLAEFVAATYTRLRGHFVAAAGRARDAGELPADADPEAVGAALFGLIPGYFTQRLLTGSPTRATYLQGVRALLGPTPHP; encoded by the coding sequence GTGCCACGCGTATCGGACGAACACCTCGCGGCCCGCCGTCAGCAGATCCTCGACGCGGCCCGGCGCTGCTTCGTGCGCGACGGCTTCCACAACACCTCGATGCAGGATGTGATCAAGGAGGCCGGGCTCTCGGTCGGCGCCGTCTACCGCTACTTCCCGAGCAAGAACGACCTGATCACCGCCATCGCCCAGGCGGTGATCGGCACGGCCGACGCGACCTTCGCCGACCTGTCCACGGCCGACCCGCCGCTGCCCCTGACCGGGGTGCTGGAGCGGGCGCTGACCTTCGTCGACACCCAGCTCGGCCCGGACGGCGTGCTGCCGCTGGCCCTGCAGGTGTGGAGCGAGGCGCAGCGGGATCCGGTACTGGCCGAGTTCGTCGCGGCCACGTACACCCGGCTGCGTGGCCACTTCGTCGCCGCCGCCGGACGCGCGCGCGACGCCGGTGAGCTGCCCGCGGACGCCGACCCGGAGGCCGTCGGCGCGGCGCTGTTCGGCCTGATCCCCGGCTACTTCACCCAGCGCCTCCTGACCGGCTCCCCGACCCGCGCCACCTACCTGCAAGGCGTCCGCGCGTTGCTCGGCCCCACCCCCCACCCCTGA